One Oryzias melastigma strain HK-1 unplaced genomic scaffold, ASM292280v2 sc05054, whole genome shotgun sequence DNA segment encodes these proteins:
- the LOC112140726 gene encoding ATP-dependent zinc metalloprotease YME1L1 produces MNQFYFESLSSCCVQLGVMTYGDVSKQSPETQAAIEQEVRALLKDSYERARNLLKTYSKEHKTLADALLRYETLDAKEIQMVLEGKSLDH; encoded by the exons atgaatcagttttattttgaaagtctgagTTCCTGTTGTGTGCAGCTGGGAGTCATGACGTACGGAGACGTCTCCAAGCAAAGCCCCGAGACTCAGGCCGCCATCGAGCAGGAAGTGAGAGCGTTACTGAAG GACTCGTACGAACGCGCCAGAAACCTCCTGAAGACCTACAGCAAGGAGCACAAGACGCTGGCGGACGCTCTGCTGAGATACGAGACTCTGGATGCCAAAGAGATCCAGATGGTTCTGGAGGGGAAATCTCTGGACCACTGA